In Scyliorhinus torazame isolate Kashiwa2021f chromosome 19, sScyTor2.1, whole genome shotgun sequence, a single genomic region encodes these proteins:
- the LOC140396655 gene encoding probable G-protein coupled receptor 139 yields the protein MVSELNVHYLPKKGEDLKVTTFSVVSVNSLAIVIFCRGKCGLSECLIRYIMSMAAADLTVLIFHVVFQRINAMYLSISFLFLTPVCKVTFVAYFVAVDCSVWYTVAFTFDRCIAICSQNIHSKYCSKKTSAVVITTIFVASCLRSIPFYYMFEPAVTIDNVPWFCKPTADYLTSPLWKAFEWIDSTITPLLPIILILLFNAVTVRYIFIANRIRTALRGTSETVRDPELQNRRKSMILLFSISANFVLLWMVYVMHSVMYPVINFFYRDKYSSSHIHIFQQVGFMLQLLSCCTNTCIYGLTQRKFRAELKTGFQYILTLNGRLWERQ from the coding sequence ATGGTTTCTGAACTAAATGTTCATTATCTTCCGAAAAAGGGCGAAGATTTGAAAGTAACTACGTTTTCCGTTGTTTCAGTTAACTCGCTGGCGATTGTGATTTTCTGCCGAGGGAAGTGTGGTCTCTCCGAATGCCTCATTCGATACATCATGTCAATGGCAGCGGCAGATCTCACAGTCCTTATATTCCATGTCGTATTTCAGCGGATTAATGCCATGTATTTATCAATTAGTTTCCTGTTTTTAACTCCAGTATGTAAAGTGACCTTTGTTGCATATTTTGTAGCTGTAGATTGTTCTGTCTGGTACACCGTCGCATTCACTTTTGATCGTTGCATTGCAATTTGCTCCCAAAATATTCATTCAAAATACTGCAGCAAGAAAACTTCGGCAGTGGTAATCACAACCATATTTGTGGCCAGCTGCCTGAGGAGCATCCCGTTTTACTACATGTTTGAACCGGCAGTCACAATTGACAATGTGCCATGGTTTTGTAAACCTACAGCTGATTACCTCACTTCCCCCTTATGGAAAGCATTCGAGTGGATCGACAGTACCATAACCCCACTATTACCAATCATTTTAATTCTGTTGTTCAATGCCGTAACCGTCAGGTACATTTTCATAGCAAATAGAATCCGCACGGCACTCCGAGGCACCAGTGAAACTGTGCGAGATCCAGAGCTGCAGAATCGGAGAAAATCCATGATTTTGCTTTTCTCAATATCTGCCAATTTCGTGCTGTTGTGGATGGTATACGTTATGCATTCGGTTATGTATCCTGTGATAAATTTCTTTTACAGAGACAAATATTCCAGTAGCCATATACATATATTTCAGCAGGTTGGGTTTATGCTGCAGCtgctaagttgctgcacaaacacctgTATTTATGGGCTGACACAGAGGAAGTTCAGAGCCGAGCTGAAGACTGGATTTCAATACATACTCACGCTGAATGGGAGGTTGTGGGAAAGACAGTAA